The Verrucomicrobiia bacterium genome contains a region encoding:
- a CDS encoding tagatose-bisphosphate aldolase: RVVIETARRLVPLGTDVLKAEFPVHPADSPDESEWDDACRELTAVCPVPWVLLSAGVSHDVFLRQTAIACRAGARGVIAGRAIWSEAIAITPDPDARRRFLEGPARQRLETLRALCQTRPLPPGSHL, encoded by the coding sequence CGCGTCGTCATCGAAACCGCCCGCCGCCTCGTCCCCCTCGGCACCGACGTCCTCAAAGCCGAATTCCCCGTCCACCCCGCCGACTCCCCGGACGAATCCGAATGGGACGACGCCTGCCGCGAACTCACCGCCGTCTGCCCCGTCCCCTGGGTCCTCCTCTCCGCCGGCGTCTCCCACGACGTCTTCCTCCGCCAGACCGCCATCGCCTGCCGGGCGGGTGCCCGCGGTGTCATCGCCGGACGCGCCATCTGGAGCGAGGCCATCGCCATCACCCCCGACCCCGACGCCCGGCGCCGCTTCCTCGAAGGCCCCGCCCGCCAGCGCCTCGAAACCCTCCGCGCCCTCTGTCAGACCCGGCCC